The following coding sequences lie in one Spea bombifrons isolate aSpeBom1 chromosome 5, aSpeBom1.2.pri, whole genome shotgun sequence genomic window:
- the ICE1 gene encoding little elongation complex subunit 1, with translation MLQKITPQESNLEQLESIKAELEEKTSSLKIYQQTQLEYVRFKEECEKSDLVKKKLEAKLRKVEESAEKNLTCFKQMKMEKKVLEKELKQMQKKLDDFQSSKRKKGMKNTQTQTGEAFVNVDKRKIKLLLEELWECIDSTTDNSNNELHLLDDRLLKSPDLKARDRKNGKRGRNLKSIDECTMPPSHSSPFVVSQMQKTPTQLPFSQALHEHKNSEEGAADCNGDSAFYEDKTTDFFVPRDFIHSYSTVSDVERDSEFLQILDWAKPLPPLLSPIRFSPTQDLFGEMTDLSAREEGDCTEPFSPICSMEYVKSDESPDCGKDQTDHESRTNLPVALQERTETPKDLNDIGDPKETDTDNPAECAVLCMESSNQVAPAAETQDEGHDLLTDAIQVPTPPELKEAVCENSTHSQIEGGKCHEEPSQSMCTGSFSENISTNDLDVPLSSEDAQTAQAIPECNNNASVLREEYQETSSASVPKVERDMSRHTFDPIQRPKEFASELEIQEETSELGLQSKDNVQPNKDNLDFPCSSSANSHILFVDKCANAVLPSTVNRNVDCLEHSSIAECEVLFDRLNLMSSSCDLVSDSTQDGSSHACAPTLPVQSENDSASDDANTKSNEKGTEQIPCTEDLLSSAKCYSDNKGHALTADGLPSVFVKRFSKDAQEDEHASSSSVLTVSAPLVNEEDEEPMQWELTESKEEHPEPELEEKHETMAMKDNQGLNCETSDKITSSCTKEDCTKECDMANYVKNDQLLSLDRLENKVLQHVNTEDQIDVENKPVSTSIHSQDTILVSGKTILKDSNSLTSCDTVSPEEFVAEQPVTDFNNSDSAPFYNKLSEDSHNTEIPINSRIEPNVVTAELDSTAQENIDNSKSKDSDSLTSCETVSPEEFVAEQPVTDFNNSDSAPFYNKLSEDSHNTEIPINSRIEPNVVTAELDSTAQENIDNSKSKDSDSLTSCETVSPEEFVTEQPVTEQTVTEQPVTEQTLTDFNSDSAPFYNKLSEDSHNIEIPINSRIEPNVVTAELDSTAQENVDNSKSKDSDSRTSCETVSPEEFVKEQTVTEQPVTEQTLTDFKSDSAPFYNKLSEDSHIEIPINSRIEPNVVTAELDSTAQENVDNSKSKDNISLNSISTSNKLEILPSAKEIITPDLLQTDIDASTKSNRSGELHDEQSRTVLPNSNEFADQTSALLPSTEEISDRSTEQMLKDNINSLEHNPSSPKFTTTDSESVTDTDEKDDSTNVDLSDTVVCHKQVSIEVDVKLLPEEKNLNVPSDTEKPVVCGEDSIACPLKESQQNAVTDMKIHEELCIEPGAAESSDESEDDTPIRKVNYKSINQNNLFSTRTNLKSIDSDDQVKSHSVTEGPSKTVEIANLPHSLKNDLNVVRAEEDACVQAETVQKEKFCNIFSIANIDADCLKENVAERDSKPVTSPVVPVRAEINNPLSDQKYADPVSITAQPEKDLLSCDKGNERRFIKEPSDGDDPALPGQVESLNNNIAEQTASSSFVEANCIRTAPGKNLIWNLNRSDRSERRAISGKSIRCKVPSERKTVLLGDKSLASNSSTDSDQREHNRSTGVVSPVHNIPAVRKDCPSQRVTRSRNQSQNASVGQTVLANADTSTSTEHSPETLNKVRSEMGPPLPPLLGPLLATPPRSLRPISPIMSSSSRSSLPSPLDDLISPLRETPVPPLMSPLSDSRRRKSPMFNTPSPSEKTNRRILSSPLQFCAATPKHALPVPGRLPPSATGNSGATVQENSVKILDTMYPELSARARTLNILKGNVQLNRCLPGDCRNVPVSQISGFKAITSTSTAFIKTGSSTKGSTNKDKQKDCESLQLSSNKRTIDSVPMPKSAKRLRLDSESPVTENLKDCFTVPASKGQLEEKRRPSCDLSGPDPIKGKVKAGQPDEDAVTSALKKIEELCFDLLPVIRSHIHVGTVPCVPVMRNEEKEVVYEFSHTKKDLSGHFLNTILKTMKAGKTSLDGKYLQALCRVYVGLCRQLGDLERARVLCYNIIKEGFPEPEKLLLFAVSTWSEMFSFHGVICKAMQALLKYLAKEDVLACLRAYLKWEKSPAMNINTMLPSILMAIQMYPDVKFQTSEQYGEDLPDHIWEYVFAVDVLCCHYKWTWTHDNVISKELWPILDKWIKHKKGNVNVQFVPDITVATVLRLLGRLCQMGLKEGSVTAVKNIASAIIAFIMHANQEGMPWGIQLASVYMLRDLCPCDPAAVHKTLCAWKESATNTIPPAVTSCISQVASLCNPEK, from the exons TTGGT gaAGAAGAAACTGGAAGCAAAGTTAAGGAAGGTGGAAG AATCTGCTGAGAAGAATTTGACATGCTTTAAACAAATGAAGATGGAAAAGAAGGTTCTTGAGAAAGAACTGAAACAAATGCAG AAAAAGCTTGATGATTTTCAgagcagcaaaagaaaaaaag GGATGAAaaatacacagacacaaacTGGAGAGGCTTTTGTAAATGTAGACAAAA GGAAAATTAAGCTTCTGCTGGAAGAACTGTGGGAATGTATCGATTCTACAACGGACAATAGCAATAATGAGCTGCATCTGTTAg ATGACCGCCTTCTCAAATCCCCAGATCTAAAAGCCAGAGACC ggAAGAATGGGAAAAGAGGTagaaacctaaaaagcataGATGAATGTACAATGCCTCCTAGCCACAGCAGCCCCTTTGTTGTGAGTCAGATGCAGAAGACACCAACTCAGTTACCCTTTAGCCAAGCattacatgaacacaaaaacTCTGAGGAAGGGGCTGCAGACTGCAATGGAGACAGTGCCTTCTATGAAGACAAAACCACAGACTTTTTTGTTCCCAGAGATTTTATTCATAGTTACTCCACAGTTTCTGATGTTGAAAGAGACTCTGAGTTTCTACAAATTCTGGACTGGGCAAAACCGCTTCCACCTCTTCTGTCTCCCATACGATTTTCTCCTACACAG GATTTGTTTGGAGAAATGACAGATTTGAGTGCTAGAGAAGAAGGTGACTGTACAGAACCATTTTCACCAATTTGTTCCATGGAGTATGTTAAATCAGATGAAAGTCCAGACTGTGGTAAAGATCAGACAGACCATGAATCTCGCACAAACTTACCAGTTGCATTACAAGAGAGGACAGAGACACCCAAAGATTTGAATGATATAGGTGATCCAAAGGAGACCGATACAGATAACCCTGCTGAGTGTGCAGTATTGTGCATGGAGAGCTCCAACCAGGTTGCACCAGCAGCAGAAACGCAAGACGAGGGACATGATTTATTAACCGATGCAATTCAAGTACCAACACCTCCAGAGTTAAAGGAAGCTGTGTGTGAGAACTCAACTCATTCTCAAATTGAGGGCGGAAAATGCCATGAAGAGCCTTCACAATCCATGTGCACTGGCTCCTTTTCTGAAAACATATCTACAAATGACTTGGACGTACCTTTATCATCTGAAGATGCACAAACGGCTCAGGCAATCCCTGAATGCAACAATAATGCATCTGTTTTGCGGGAAGAATATCAAGAAACTAGCAGTGCCTCCGTTCCTAAGGTGGAGAGGGATATGTCTCGCCACACGTTTGACCCCATTCAAAGGCCTAAAGAGTTTGCCAGTGAGCTAGAAATTCAGGAAGAGACATCTGAATTAGGGCTCCAATCAAAGGATAACGTCCAACCAAACAAAGACAATTTGGATTTCCCATGTAGCTCATCGGCCaattcacacattttatttgtagacAAATGTGCTAATGCCGTTCTGCCATCTACTGTTAACAGAAATGTTGACTGTTTGGAACACAGTAGTATTGCAGAATGTGAGGTCTTATTTGACAGACTGAACTTAATGTCTAGTAGCTGCGACTTGGTATCTGATTCCACACAAGACGGAAGTTCTCATGCTTGTGCGCCAACTCTACCTGTACAGTCTGAAAATGATTCAGCAAGTGATGACGCAAACACTAAAAGCAATGAAAAGGGCACAGAACAAATACCTTGTACCGAAGATTTGCTCTCGTCTGCAAAATGCTATTCTGACAATAAAGGTCATGCTCTGACTGCGGATGGTTTGCCTAGTGTCTTTGTCAAACGCTTTTCTAAAGACGCACAAGAAGATGAACATGCTAGCAGCAGTTCAGTTCTGACAGTCTCAGCTCCGTTAGTAAATGAAGAAGATGAGGAGCCTATGCAATGGGAACTCACGGAATCAAAGGAGGAACACCCAGAGCCTGAGTTGGAAGAGAAGCATGAAACCATGGCAATGAAAGATAATCAAGGGCTAAACTGCGAAACTAGTGACAAAATTACCTCATCCTGTACAAAGGAGGATTGTACAAAGGAGTGTGACATGGCAAACTATGTTAAGAATGATCAATTACTTTCTTTGGATCGCTTAGAAAACAAGGTATTGCAACATGTAAACACGGAAGACCAAATAGATGTTGAAAACAAACCTGTGTCTACATCAATTCACAGCCAAGACACAATTCTTGTTTCTGGAAAAACAATTCTTAAAGATAGCAACTCCCTGACCTCCTGTGATACTGTTTCTCCTGAAGAATTTGTTGCGGAGCAACCCGTTACAGATTTTAATAACAGTGATTCAGCGCCTTTTTACAACAAATTATCAGAAGATTCTCATAATACTGAAATACCTATAAACTCCAGGATAGAGCCAAATGTAGTTACAGCTGAATTGGACAGTACTGCACAAGAAAACATCGACAATAGCAAGTCTAAAGATAGTGACTCCCTGACCTCCTGTGAAACCGTTTCTCCTGAAGAATTTGTTGCGGAGCAACCCGTTACAGATTTTAATAACAGTGATTCAGCGCCTTTTTACAACAAATTATCAGAAGATTCTCATAATACTGAAATACCTATAAACTCCAGGATAGAGCCAAATGTAGTTACTGCTGAATTGGACAGTACTGCACAAGAAAACATCGACAATAGCAAGTCTAAAGATAGTGACTCCCTGACCTCCTGTGAAACCGTTTCTCCTGAAGAATTTGTTACGGAGCAACCCGTTACGGAGCAAACAGTTACGGAGCAACCCGTTACGGAGCAAACCCTTACAGATTTTAATAGTGATTCAGCACCTTTTTACAACAAATTATCAGAAGATTCTCATAATATTGAAATACCTATAAACTCCAGGATAGAGCCAAATGTAGTTACAGCTGAATTGGACAGTACTGCACAAGAAAACGTCGACAATAGCAAGTCTAAAGATAGTGACTCCCGGACCTCCTGTGAAACTGTTTCTCCTGAAGAATTTGTTAAGGAGCAAACCGTTACGGAGCAACCCGTTACGGAGCAAACCCTTACAGATTTTAAAAGTGATTCAGCACCTTTTTACAACAAATTATCAGAAGATTCTCATATTGAAATACCTATAAACTCCAGGATAGAGCCAAATGTAGTTACTGCTGAATTGGACAGTACTGCACAAGAAAACGTTGACAATAGCAAGTCTAAAGACAACATATCGCTGAATTCCATTAGTACCTCAAATAAACTGGAGATACTCCCGTCAGCCAAGGAAATTATTACACCAGACTTGTTACAAACCGATATTGACGCCTCTACTAAAAGTAACCGCAGTGGTGAGCTACATGATGAGCAGAGCCGGACGGTTCTCCCGAACAGTAATGAATTTGCAGACCAAACAAGTGCCCTGCTGCCTAGCACTGAAGAGATTTCTGATCGTAGTACTGAACAAATGTTGAAAGACAACATTAATTCTCTTGAGCACAATCCTAGCTCTCCTAAATTTACCACCACTGACTCTGAATCCGTGACTGACACTGATGAAAAAGATGATTCCACAAATGTAGACTTAAGTGACACCGTTGTATGTCATAAGCAAGTGTCTATTGAGGTAGATGTCAAGCTTttaccagaagaaaaaaatcttaatgtACCTTCAGATACAGAGAAACCTGTTGTGTGTGGGGAAGACAGCATAGCTTGTCCCCTGAAAGAAAGCCAACAAAATGCAGTAACGGATATGAAGATTCATGAAGAACTTTGCATCGAACCAGGCGCAGCAGAAAGCAGTGATGAGTCAGAAGATGACACCCCTATCCGTAAAGTCAACTATAAAAGTATCAATCAAAATAATCTCTTTAGCACTAGGACAAATCTAAAAAGCATTGACAGCGATGACCAAGTAAAAAGCCATTCAGTCACCGAAGGTCCTTCAAAGACAGTGGAAATTGCTAATTTGCCACACAGTTTGAAAAACGATTTAAATGTGGTGAGAGCTGAAGAAGATGCATGTGTGCAAGCTGAAACTGTTCAAAAGGAGAAATTCtgcaatatattttctattgcaaATATTGATGCTGACTGTCTGAAAGAAAATGTCGCTGAACGTGATTCCAAACCAGTTACTTCTCCAGTGGTCCCGGTTAGGGCTGAAATTAATAACCCCTTGAGTGACCAAAAATATGCAGATCCTGTAAGTATTACCGCACAGCCAGAAAAAGATTTGCTGTCTTGTGATAAAGGAAACGAGAGGCGTTTTATCAAAGAACCAAGTGATGGTGATGATCCTGCCCTTCCTGGTCAGGTAGAGTCCCTCAACAACAATATTGCTGAACAAACAGCTAGTAGTAGCTTTGTGGAAGCAAACTGCATAAGGACGGCACCTGGTAAAAACCTCATATGGAACTTGAATAGATCAGACAGATCTGAGCGTAGAGCAATTTCAGGTAAATCTATACGTTGCAAAGTACCATCTGAGAGAAAAACTGTTTTGTTAGGAGATAAATCACTTGCTAGCAACAGTAGTACAGATTCAGATCAAAGAGAACACAATAGGAGCACTGGTGTAGTAAGTCCTGTGCATAATATTCCAGCTGTAAGAAAAGACTGCCCCTCACAGAGGGTTACCCGAAGTAGAAACCAGTCACAAAATGCTTCAGTGGGGCAGACCGTCCTGGCAAATGCTGACACATCCACCAGCACAGAACATTCACCAGAAACATTAAACAAGGTCCGGTCGGAGATGGGTCCACCACTTCCGCCCTTACTAGGCCCTTTGTTAGCAACGCCTCCTAGAAGTCTTAGGCCTATATCCCCAATTATGTCTTCCTCAAGTCGGTCTTCCTTGCCGTCTCCTCTTGACGACTTGATATCCCCATTAAGAGAAACGCCAGTTCCCCCGCTGATGTCCCCGTTGTCTGACAGCCGAAGGCGCAAGTCTCCTATGTTCAACACTCCTTCCCCATCAGAGAAAACAAACAGAAGAATTTTGTCTTCGCCCTTACAGTTTTGCGCAGCTACCCCAAAGCATGCCCTTCCTGTCCCTGGAAGGTTGCCCCCTTCTGCAACTGGAAATTCAGGAGCCACTGTTCAAGAAAACTCTGTTAAAATCCTTGATACCATGTATCCAGAGTTGTCTGCCAGGGCAAGGACACTGAACATCCTAAAGGGTAACGTTCAGCTCAACAGGTGTTTACCTGGAGATTGCAGAAATGTGCCAGTGAGTCAGATATCGGGGTTCAAAGCAATAACATCAACATCTACAGCTTTCATTAAAACTGGGAGTAGCACAAAAGGAAGTACCAACAAAGACAAGCAAAAAGATTGTGAAAGCCTGCAGTTATCCAGCAATAAAAGGACTATAGATTCTGTCCCGATGCCAAAAAGTGCTAAACGATTACGACTAGATAGCGAATCACCGGTGACGGAGAATCTGAAAGACTGTTTCACTGTTCCTGCAAGTAAGGGCCAACTGGAAGAGAAAAGGAGGCCGTCTTGTGACCTTAGTGGCCCTGATCCCATTAAGGGCAAAGTAAAAGCTGGCCAACCTGATGAAGATGCTGTGACGAGTGCACTAAAGAAAATAGAGGAGTTGTGCTTTGACCTTTTACCTGTTATTAGAAGTCATATACATGTAGGCACCGTTCCATGCGTTCCAGTGATGAGAAACGAAGAAAAAGAAGTTGTTTATGAATTTAGCCATACTAAAAAG GATTTATCAGGACATTTCCTAAACACTATTTTGAAAaccatgaaagccggaaagacCTCTTTGGACGGCAAGTATCTCCAGGCTCTTTGCAGAGTTTATGTAGGATTATGTCGTCAGCTTGGAGACCTCGAGAGGGCACGTGTCTTGTGTTACAACATTATTAAAGAAG GTTTTCCAgagccagagaagttgctcctGTTCGCAGTAAGCACATGGAGTGAGATGTTTTCTTTTCACGGTGTAATCTGTAAGGCCATGCAGGCACTTCTTAAATATCTGGCAAAAGAAGATGTTTTGGCCTGTCTTCGTGCCTACCTGAAATGGGAAAAG AGTCCTGCCATGAACATAAACACTATGCTGCCCAGCATACTGATGGCCATACAAATGTATCCTGATGTCAAATTCCAAACAAGCGAGCAATATGGAGAAGATCTGCCAGACCACATATGGGAGTATGTGTTTGCAGTTGACGTGTTGTGCTGTCACTACAAATGGACTTGGACACATGACAATGTTATAAG